In Planctomycetota bacterium, the following proteins share a genomic window:
- a CDS encoding phosphoribosylaminoimidazolesuccinocarboxamide synthase, translating into MTALLETDLPFLKRSGKVRDVYDLGGDALAIVATDRISAFDCIMPNGIPGKGAILTALVRWWFEKIEHEFAHHLLFGSDPGIPPELASRTMLCRKTDVVPIECVARGYLAGSGWKEYQQSQSVCGVLLPAGLHNGDKLPEPIFTPATKADQGHDENIPFDRMVEIIGGELAEDLRARTLRLYTMAEDFAKDQGVIIADTKFEFGTLPSGETILIDEVLTPDSSRFWPLDEWSPGGEQPSFDKQYVRNWLEDQPWDKTPPAPALPDDVIEGTQQRYLKAYELLAGESFDMTA; encoded by the coding sequence ATGACCGCCCTGCTCGAAACCGACCTGCCTTTCCTAAAGCGTTCCGGCAAGGTCCGCGACGTGTACGACCTGGGTGGAGACGCACTCGCCATCGTCGCGACGGATCGCATCTCGGCCTTCGACTGCATCATGCCCAACGGCATCCCGGGCAAGGGAGCGATCCTTACCGCGTTGGTCCGTTGGTGGTTCGAGAAGATCGAGCACGAGTTCGCCCATCACCTGCTCTTCGGCAGCGATCCGGGGATACCGCCGGAGTTGGCAAGCCGAACGATGCTGTGCCGCAAGACCGACGTTGTGCCGATCGAGTGCGTTGCACGTGGGTACCTCGCCGGCAGCGGGTGGAAGGAGTACCAGCAATCGCAATCCGTCTGCGGCGTTCTGCTCCCCGCCGGCCTGCACAACGGCGACAAACTCCCCGAGCCGATCTTCACACCGGCAACCAAAGCCGACCAAGGTCACGACGAGAACATTCCGTTCGATCGCATGGTCGAGATCATCGGCGGCGAACTGGCCGAGGACCTGCGCGCTCGCACCCTGCGGCTCTACACGATGGCCGAGGACTTCGCCAAGGACCAGGGCGTGATCATCGCCGACACCAAGTTCGAGTTCGGCACGCTCCCCTCGGGCGAGACCATCCTGATCGACGAAGTACTCACGCCCGACAGCTCCCGCTTCTGGCCGCTCGACGAGTGGAGCCCCGGCGGCGAGCAGCCGAGCTTCGACAAGCAGTACGTTCGCAACTGGCTCGAAGATCAACCCTGGGACAAAACGCCACCCGCGCCGGCCCTGCCCGACGACGTCATCGAAGGAACCCAGCAACGCTACCTGAAGGCGTACGAGTTGCTCGCCGGCGAGTCGTTCGACATGACCGCGTAG
- the aroC gene encoding chorismate synthase, protein MPRLSFRTAGESHGPTLISLVEGLPAGVVVDDELINGELRRRQGGYGRGGRQKIETDVANYLTGVRRGADDVRRTIGSPVTMAVKNKDNRLDDPEKTPPLTRPRPGHADLAGRHKWLTTDCRETLERASARETAARVAAGALAKCLLQQFDIHVLGFVRQVGEARGQFDVELDNWRDMKTARDANDLYCPDEQAAEQMREFIRQQKMAKDTAGGVVECHVFGCPVGLGSSMTIDGRLDGRIGQAVMSIQAFKGVEIGMGFGVAALPGSKVHDEIFFEGSMCDEPTLGFERTTNNAGGLEGGMTNGQPIVVRGAMKPISTLGKPLRSVDLSTKEASEAGWERSDISAISAASVVMENVIAFAVADALCEKLGGDSVAEMRLHYDAYLEAARRLPLEG, encoded by the coding sequence ATGCCCCGCCTCTCCTTTCGCACCGCCGGTGAATCGCACGGCCCCACGCTCATCTCGCTCGTCGAAGGTCTGCCCGCGGGCGTCGTCGTCGACGACGAACTGATCAACGGCGAGCTGCGCCGGCGTCAGGGCGGCTACGGACGCGGCGGGCGGCAGAAGATTGAGACCGACGTCGCCAACTACCTCACCGGCGTCCGCCGCGGGGCCGACGACGTCCGCCGCACCATCGGCTCGCCGGTCACGATGGCGGTCAAGAACAAGGACAACCGCCTCGACGATCCGGAGAAGACCCCGCCGCTGACCCGTCCGCGTCCGGGTCACGCGGACCTCGCCGGCCGCCACAAGTGGCTCACGACCGACTGCCGCGAGACGCTGGAGCGTGCCAGCGCGCGGGAGACGGCGGCGCGTGTCGCGGCCGGGGCGCTGGCCAAGTGCCTGCTTCAGCAGTTCGACATCCACGTGCTCGGCTTCGTCCGCCAGGTCGGCGAGGCCCGCGGCCAGTTCGACGTCGAGCTCGACAACTGGCGCGACATGAAAACCGCGCGCGATGCCAACGACCTGTACTGCCCCGACGAGCAGGCGGCGGAGCAGATGCGTGAGTTCATCCGTCAGCAGAAGATGGCCAAGGACACCGCCGGCGGCGTCGTCGAGTGCCACGTCTTCGGCTGCCCGGTCGGGCTGGGCAGTTCCATGACCATCGACGGCCGGCTCGACGGACGCATCGGCCAGGCCGTGATGAGCATCCAGGCGTTCAAGGGCGTGGAGATCGGCATGGGCTTCGGCGTCGCAGCGTTGCCGGGCAGCAAGGTCCACGACGAGATCTTTTTCGAGGGCAGCATGTGCGACGAGCCGACGCTCGGCTTCGAGCGCACGACCAACAACGCCGGCGGCCTCGAAGGCGGCATGACCAACGGCCAACCCATCGTCGTCCGCGGCGCGATGAAACCCATCAGCACCCTGGGCAAACCGCTACGCAGCGTCGACCTGAGCACCAAGGAAGCCAGCGAAGCCGGCTGGGAACGCAGCGACATCTCCGCCATCAGCGCGGCGTCGGTCGTGATGGAAAACGTGATCGCCTTCGCCGTCGCCGATGCCCTGTGCGAGAAGCTCGGCGGCGACAGCGTCGCGGAAATGCGCCTGCACTACGATGCGTACCTCGAGGCAGCGCGGCGATTGCCGTTGGAGGGGTGA
- the purU gene encoding formyltetrahydrofolate deformylase has translation MSTRRLLIWCPDRSGIIAAVTGFLAERGANVLDADQHTDPDDGSFAMRLEFEGDDPTNDFMPLAQRYAMDWRLTDASHRRRVAILVSKQDHCLADLLWRTRQNELPCQVACVVSNHRDAAADVATYGIPYHTLPVTPDTKPQQEARLREILEAADTELVILARYMQVLSADTAAAYPNRIINIHHSFLPAFAGAKPYQQAHAKGVKLIGATAHYVTEQLDEGPIISQGVAPVTHRDGVDDLIRKGRDLERTTLAAAVRAHLEDRVIVHAGRTIVFG, from the coding sequence GTGTCCACCCGCCGTCTGCTCATCTGGTGCCCCGACCGCTCTGGGATCATCGCGGCCGTGACCGGCTTCCTAGCTGAGCGCGGGGCGAACGTGCTCGACGCGGATCAGCACACCGATCCCGACGACGGCTCGTTCGCGATGCGGCTGGAGTTCGAGGGGGACGATCCGACCAACGACTTCATGCCATTGGCCCAGCGGTACGCGATGGACTGGAGGCTGACCGACGCCAGCCATCGCCGGCGTGTCGCGATCCTCGTGAGCAAGCAGGATCACTGCCTGGCCGACCTGCTCTGGCGGACGCGGCAGAACGAGTTGCCGTGCCAAGTCGCGTGCGTCGTGAGCAACCACCGCGACGCTGCGGCGGACGTGGCAACCTACGGCATCCCCTACCACACCCTGCCCGTCACGCCCGACACCAAGCCGCAGCAGGAAGCCCGCCTGCGTGAAATCCTCGAAGCGGCCGACACCGAGCTGGTCATCCTCGCCCGTTACATGCAAGTCTTGTCGGCCGACACCGCTGCGGCCTACCCGAATCGGATCATCAACATCCACCACAGCTTCCTGCCCGCCTTCGCCGGGGCCAAGCCGTACCAGCAGGCCCACGCCAAGGGCGTGAAGCTCATTGGCGCGACCGCGCACTACGTCACCGAGCAACTCGACGAAGGCCCGATCATCAGCCAGGGCGTCGCACCGGTCACGCACCGCGACGGCGTGGATGACCTGATCCGCAAGGGCCGGGATTTGGAGCGCACCACGCTCGCCGCCGCGGTTCGGGCGCACCTCGAAGACCGCGTGATCGTGCACGCGGGCCGAACGATCGTCTTCGGCTGA
- a CDS encoding phosphatidate cytidylyltransferase, whose protein sequence is MEAALRNRLTFGPIMLGAALGILWFDAWFEARTQIAGVGLLGLLLVVMPLAVRELATLFAAEKVEPYKSIASFGGIGLLVHAFCTQFVDERGILTPTAVGIVVLTMLAAALRRALRKTTDDAIVQMAGTLLATMYIGGLMWFLLALRVLETPNFTGDTMKVVFVLIAVKFTDIGAFTFGKLLGRHKLIPWLSPGKTWEGLAGGLLTAAGIGAGVAPFVEQIPWYHGAWMAAVLGLIGQGGDLLESMLKRDADVKDSGASIPGFGGVLDVIDSPLLAAPAAYLLFSLL, encoded by the coding sequence GTGGAAGCCGCCCTGCGAAATCGGTTGACGTTCGGCCCGATCATGCTCGGGGCCGCGCTCGGCATTCTGTGGTTCGACGCGTGGTTCGAGGCCCGCACGCAGATCGCCGGCGTGGGTTTGCTGGGCCTGTTGCTAGTGGTGATGCCGCTGGCGGTGCGAGAGCTTGCGACGCTGTTCGCCGCGGAGAAGGTCGAGCCATACAAGTCGATCGCGAGCTTCGGTGGCATAGGGCTGCTCGTCCACGCATTCTGCACCCAGTTCGTCGACGAACGCGGCATCCTCACGCCGACTGCCGTGGGGATCGTCGTGCTGACGATGCTCGCCGCAGCCCTGCGCCGGGCCCTGCGCAAAACCACCGACGACGCGATCGTCCAGATGGCTGGCACTCTCCTGGCCACCATGTATATCGGCGGGCTCATGTGGTTCCTGCTGGCCCTGCGGGTACTCGAAACGCCCAACTTCACCGGCGACACGATGAAGGTCGTTTTCGTCCTAATCGCGGTGAAGTTCACCGACATCGGTGCGTTCACTTTCGGCAAGCTCCTCGGTCGGCACAAACTCATCCCCTGGCTTTCGCCGGGCAAGACGTGGGAGGGTTTGGCCGGGGGACTGCTGACTGCCGCCGGGATCGGGGCGGGGGTCGCGCCGTTCGTGGAGCAAATCCCCTGGTACCACGGCGCGTGGATGGCCGCGGTGCTCGGGCTCATCGGCCAGGGTGGCGACCTGCTCGAATCCATGCTCAAGCGCGACGCCGACGTCAAGGACAGCGGCGCGAGCATCCCCGGCTTCGGCGGCGTCCTCGACGTGATCGACAGCCCGTTGCTCGCAGCCCCGGCGGCATACCTGCTGTTCTCGTTGTTATGA
- the trpC gene encoding indole-3-glycerol phosphate synthase TrpC, whose product MADQRDILTRILDHKRGEVDAAKAARPIEELKAAVTDTDRPRNFFAALTHDPAERGKIMNLIAEVKSASPSAGIIREDYDPATIASAYAAGGADAISVLTDEKFFGGSLDHLKAVRATVELPVLRKDFVVDAYQVWEARAAGADAILLIAEALQTHELIDLQILATELNMTCLIEVHSMENLMRVRDTVIGFPHKSYSLIGINNRNLATFDVSIGNTLRMAELVEDRSVLVTESGIKAREDVAKLASVGVRSALVGETLMRSGDPAAMIDKLFGE is encoded by the coding sequence ATGGCCGACCAGCGTGACATCCTCACCCGCATCCTCGACCACAAGCGCGGCGAGGTCGACGCGGCGAAAGCCGCCCGGCCGATCGAGGAACTCAAAGCCGCCGTCACAGACACCGACCGCCCACGCAACTTTTTCGCCGCCCTGACCCACGACCCGGCCGAACGTGGGAAGATCATGAACCTCATCGCCGAGGTGAAGTCCGCCAGCCCGTCGGCGGGCATCATCCGCGAGGACTACGACCCGGCCACCATCGCCAGCGCCTACGCAGCAGGCGGGGCCGACGCGATCAGTGTGCTGACCGATGAGAAGTTCTTCGGCGGCAGTCTCGACCATCTCAAAGCCGTCCGAGCCACGGTCGAGCTGCCGGTGCTTCGGAAAGACTTCGTCGTCGATGCGTACCAGGTCTGGGAAGCCCGCGCCGCCGGAGCCGACGCGATCCTGCTCATCGCCGAGGCGCTGCAAACGCACGAGCTGATCGACCTGCAAATCCTCGCGACCGAGCTGAACATGACGTGTCTGATCGAGGTGCACAGCATGGAGAATCTCATGCGGGTCCGTGACACCGTCATCGGCTTCCCGCACAAAAGCTACTCGCTCATCGGCATCAACAACCGCAACCTCGCGACCTTCGACGTCTCGATCGGCAACACGCTCCGCATGGCCGAGCTCGTCGAGGATCGCAGCGTGCTCGTCACCGAGTCCGGCATCAAGGCCCGCGAAGACGTCGCCAAACTCGCCAGCGTCGGCGTCCGCAGCGCCCTCGTCGGCGAAACCCTCATGCGCAGCGGCGACCCCGCCGCGATGATCGACAAGCTGTTCGGAGAGTGA
- a CDS encoding phytanoyl-CoA dioxygenase family protein, protein MPIEQRELAVRKLFGFKDTVPDLIAAANHPRLLCICEKLMGESVRLVQEMALLKPPGGGVEKPWHQDAAYFRLATPTGVIGTWTALDAAYPDNGCMHVIPGSHHAGPRPHYHDRDCQLPDDTIDRDHIVAVPLEPGGTMFFSGLLHHGTPPNASADRRRALQFHYLTASGVESEDPAILASLFGDRAGFAGCQGWAWGEKPRPLHLRKDF, encoded by the coding sequence ATGCCGATCGAGCAGCGCGAGCTTGCGGTCCGAAAACTCTTCGGCTTCAAGGACACGGTGCCTGACCTGATCGCCGCCGCGAACCATCCGCGGCTGCTTTGTATTTGTGAAAAGCTCATGGGCGAGTCGGTCCGGCTCGTGCAGGAGATGGCACTGCTCAAACCGCCCGGCGGCGGCGTGGAAAAACCCTGGCACCAGGACGCGGCCTACTTCCGCCTCGCGACGCCCACTGGCGTCATCGGAACGTGGACCGCGCTCGATGCGGCGTATCCGGACAACGGTTGCATGCACGTCATCCCGGGCTCACATCACGCCGGACCCAGGCCGCACTACCACGATCGTGACTGTCAACTGCCCGATGACACGATTGATCGCGACCACATCGTCGCGGTGCCGCTGGAGCCGGGCGGGACGATGTTCTTCAGCGGCCTGCTGCATCATGGCACACCGCCCAATGCGTCGGCCGACCGACGACGGGCGTTGCAGTTTCATTATCTCACCGCGTCGGGCGTTGAGTCGGAAGACCCTGCGATCCTCGCCAGCCTCTTCGGCGACCGCGCCGGCTTCGCCGGTTGCCAAGGCTGGGCGTGGGGCGAAAAGCCCAGGCCGTTGCACCTGCGGAAGGACTTTTGA
- a CDS encoding VOC family protein, with product MTIDHVAIQTTDIPASIDFYTQRFDAKVLYQDDTWAFLKFGNCKLALVTPSQHPPHVALSVTEEQLNAHADEHDKRIDQHRDGTKGIYIDDPSGNAVELICYPKGETVYAEGVKD from the coding sequence ATGACCATCGACCACGTCGCCATCCAAACCACCGACATCCCCGCCAGCATCGACTTCTACACCCAACGCTTCGACGCCAAAGTTCTGTACCAAGACGACACTTGGGCGTTCTTGAAGTTCGGCAACTGCAAGCTCGCGCTAGTTACGCCCAGCCAGCACCCGCCGCACGTCGCGCTCTCGGTCACCGAGGAACAACTCAACGCCCACGCCGACGAGCACGACAAACGGATCGACCAGCACCGCGACGGCACCAAAGGCATCTACATCGATGACCCCAGCGGCAACGCGGTCGAACTGATCTGTTACCCCAAGGGCGAGACGGTGTATGCCGAGGGTGTGAAGGACTGA